From Antechinus flavipes isolate AdamAnt ecotype Samford, QLD, Australia chromosome 1, AdamAnt_v2, whole genome shotgun sequence:
ctgtctctgtctctgtctctgtctctgtctctgtctgtctctctctctctctctctctctctctctctctctctctctctctcacacacacacacatacacacacacacacacacacacactcactcactcactcaccaAGGCACTCGGATGCACACGTAGGATAGGCTCATTTTGGAACAACTTCATTGCCCTAGTAGTtgtcaaaattttctgttttattcaagcGGGGGCTCTGAGCTGGAGCCATGGTAGTCTTTCCAGGACCTTAGAACGAACCAGTTTCTTACCTCACCCAATGGCAACTTTAAAAGGGGGGATATACATTTAAAATCAAGTTGTTCTTCCCTCTAATCCCCCCTTTCCTACTCCCTCTTCCCTAAAAGTCCCGAGATAGAAAGAGGCTGAGAGTAGAAATGGATGTGCTGGTGGGAGTGGGGGTAGGGAAGGAGTGGGAATTGCATTCAGAGCTACTTGGTTCCCAGATGCTAGAACTGCGCAATTTCCATGAACTCGAGGTATCTGAGGAAACCGAGTGCGGGTCTCTAGCCAGAATGAGCAGAAGCCAAACATTTTAAGTTTTTGGACATTTATAATTCATGTCCCTGCTAGAGTCTTGCAAGCCCGAAATAGCAGCTGGAGACTCACAGTGACCTAAATCAGGCCTCGGAGAAGAGTTCCCCAGAGCCCAGAGCTAGGAGGGCCCGGGTTAACACTTCAACAAACCCCACTCAAACTCTATTTTGGAGCTTTAACCCAGCAGTAGCTAGTACTACAGCAGCCTCTTCTTTTCGTACAATTCCTTCAACTTCAATTCCCTTGCTCCTCCTCTCCCCCGCCCCTTTCCTGCCGGCAACATTTTTTGCAGCTTTGATAgcgatgggggtggggagaagaggttgtaatacacacacacacacacacacatacattagaGTGACCAGTTGAGACATAATTTGGTCCTAATACCACCAGTCTTTATTAGAGCCCTAGGTCCCGAGTCCGGCCCGGTTACTCAGTCCTTTTGTCCCGAGGCACTGAGCGTTCTTCTCTCCCGTACATCATTGCCCCAGTTTGTCTGGGGAGTTGGGTGTTAGAAAAAGGCGGATGATTCTGAAGTCTCACAACTAGCCTGGGCGAAGGAACAATAACGATTTACGCCCTCTCCGCAAGTCTTggccaaaaaaggggaaaaaaaatcttcgtCGAGAGAGTGAATTGAAAACCGttcatcttcctccttcctgCAGGCGGGGAACAACCAGTAACTgagcccttttcctttttttttttttttttttttttaaagcagactGGAGGATGAAGCGTATGATGAGGATGGGAATACTCTGCAGGACTTCGCCTTTGATAATAACCGTTTGGGCTTAGGAAACACTGCATCCATGCTGGGGGACGTGTACACTCTCTATTATCCACCGGAAGAAAGGTGACTGTCCCGGATTGATTAAGAGTTGCTTGGAGAGACAGGGAGGACTCAATAACCCCGGGATAATGAATTGGGAGAAGGGAAGGTGGTGTGTTTgcgttatttatttatattttattaataagaaaaattcctaaatatttcttCAGCCTAGGCTGAAGTCTAATGCAGAAACGAGAAAGTTTCTTGAGTGTTTTTGCGTGCGTGTATGTGTTTTGGGGATAGCTTTGGTTATATGAGGCTGGTcaagaatatatgtatgtaagagAATCCGTGTTCGGAGAGTCCAGAGAAACAGCCAACAGATTCCGCTACTTATTTCTCTCGGAATTCACAAACTCTTTCTAAAGACCCTGCCCAGAGACGCGGAAGGAGTCGTTTTTAAACTATAGGCTGTCCCAACCCAATAGCCAGACAACTACAGTTCCACCCAATTTCCAGGGCTGGagtttgtgatctgatttttgcATCTTCTTCTTCCATCCTTTTTAGAGAAACGGATGATATATTGAATAAAGCCTATCGGAAAGTTCTGGGTCAACTGTCTGCGAGGAAGTACCTGCATTCTCTCATGGCCAAACGCATAGGGTAAGAGTTTACTAAGAGTTAAAGGAGACGCACGCGCGTGAGTGCACGTGCATGTCTATTTAGTGGCTTAGTGTCTGTGCATGCGTGATTTCGTGTACGTCTGTGCGTTGTTCCGCTAGAGGATGTACGTCCGCGCCTCTTTAGCGCTTTTTATTATCGGGCCAATACCTAGCCATTCATTACCTGAACTGATTGTCTCCACGCCCAACCCCTGAACAGGAGTTAAGtgaggaaaaaatcaaattaggaGGGAAGGTGAGAAATACGGAGAACGCAAAACGATTTtaagaagggagaaataaattacttatttttaaagatttcatgTATTACTGGAGGAATTGTAACCATTACCTCCAAGTACACGGAAGCACATGAATTGTCTAGCTAttgtaaaaataaagttaaaacaaCATCTTACGgggtgctttaaaaataattagtttttaCTCATGCCAGACAAGATCAAATCCTGGATCCTATGTGGTGTACATTTCAGCAGAAGGGAACGTTTTAATAAAGCCCAAGGGAAAACAGATTACATTTTCACAATAAATAATTCATGAGATGAAAAATATTGTCTACAGCCTGTCGTTTTACATTATTATTGGGACTTTCAATTTTAGAGGCGAagatatttctttgtttctcgGAAAGTGCTGTGTCTTTGGAACCACACCCAAAATAGATGTTTAggagcttttaaaataaatacttgttttaatgaaaacaaatatctTCTACGCGGACGATCAGTTAGCTTAAGTTTTTCAGGAATGTTAGATTTAAATCTGAATCTCTGCTCTGCTCtcttgaaggaaaaaagcatACTGAGTCAGACATCAAAGCGCTTTCCaattatttgtgtgacctttaGGCAAGCCACCTTTCCTATTTAGATATGAGttttttactattaaaaatgaGGGACGTGGTAGAGGTTGGACTGAATAACCTCTAAAGTCACTTCCACTTTTAAATCCATATGAGAAATGGTCAGAAAATACTCTCTTGATAAGAGGGGAACGTGGCAAACTATCCCCAATCTCCTTCTATAAATATCCACTAAAAGGAGTGGCGGAACGGGAGGGATAAGTGTGAGGGAGCCCCTAATAGCTCCAGGTGTGGGGGGTGGGGCAGGTCCAAATGATTCACGTGTTGCGACAATCCCTGTTGTCCCCAGTCCTCCAACTGGCCCCCCACCCTTATCtttctccctctgcctttctttttgtcatcCTAGGATGGCTAACGGTGTGGAGGACGATACTGAACCGCTTTCCAAGCGTCACTCCGACGGGATCTTCACGGACAGCTACAGCCGCTATCGGAAACAAATGGCTGTCAAGAAATACTTGGCGGCCGTCCTGGGGAAAAGGTATAAACAGAGAGTTAAAAACAAAGGACGCCGCATAGCGTTTTTGTAGCGATGAGTTACCTACCAGCCACCCTGTGTGTACAGTCCTCTTAacagaatgaaaaatcatttccaaaatTGACTGAACAATCATCGCGCCTGTGTTCTATCTaaacatgtatttatgtatgaaGTAAAGccattaaatgaatattttgataataatattgtttttcttttgtacaaAGCACTAGAGAACTCACAGATCTACTTTGTGGACCAATCATTTAAgttatatatactattataaatatatatataaatataatagagagCAATTCATATAAAGCGTGCACAAGGAATGATAAAATTCGCCTGAGctgtttatgtttttatataaaaaaagacaatcaTTGTTTTGGATATTACTCCTATTTTTGTAACTGGAATTAAAAGGATAGTATTTTTATCCACGACAGGGGTGAAGACATTAATACTGACCATTTGCTACTGTACATAAACACTGATGCCCTCTACAAGGGGATTATAAGACTAATGATTTGGGAGAATTGCTGAAGCACATTCTTCCCTCCCTATGagtctccttaaaaaaaaaaaaaaagaaaaaagaaaaaaaaaagaaaggctgtTTTAATCCAAGCCTATCAAAGGGGCACTATCCCCCttttaattttctgctttctttgattccacttttatatgtatttgtgtctCCTCAAATAGTGAGTTTAGAAGTTAATTCTCTTGTGGTGAAACAACAGCTCTCTCTAAATTGTTCCTCTCTGTTGACTAAGAGCAGTTAAAGGAGAGAGttaaggagggaggggaggcaaAGAAGGGCGACTTGTAAAAAATAACGAGCCCCTTctcattttctgttctttatagATCAGTTACAGGACCAAAAAtctgaaattaaaataacttgtaATTAAAGAGTTGGAAATTTAGGCACAGAAAGAGTCACTtgaggcagaaaaggaaaaccTCAGAGAATTTTGAGCGGTCATAGGGTCTGAGTATCTTGAGGCAAATATAGTCCCATTAACTGACCTTGGGCAGCTCGGTATTGGAACTTGATACAAAGTATAATGTGTTTCTCTCCAGTGCTGTCCATGCTTCTCATCATGTGAAATGGCCAGGATTCTCTCCTTTGAACTATATTCAATTGGAGTTGCTCCTTTCTTTGTTGTTTTCCTGTAGATCCTTCTTCCCCATTCCCCTCCTGCACTATTTAATCATTGTTTACCCTTTTCAttcacttctttaaaaattgtgAGTGCTTGTTCTcactcttttgttctgttttatgcAAGCTCTTATTGTAAAGTTTAGGTACCCCTGTTGTAGCTATCACTAAATAATTATGCACTAACTACAAAAGTTTTGTTCCTTGTTTATTGAGTTTGGaggtaaaatgtatttttctacaTTATGGCTTACTGCTtagtaaaatttatttcataaatcaaTTTTGTCATATTAAAATGTGTAGTGTTCACATACTGTTCAGTTCTACCCAATGATAAATCATTTTAACATCATCTTTATATGTACGAGTActatcttacctttttttttttttttggtcaagagTGAGACAAAATAACCTCTATCAGTTCCAGAGAACTTCCTGGTCCTCTTTGACTAAAGAAGGCCTGTCTATTTGCTACTTGTCATGACACTTAACATATTCTAGAGGAATctctatacaaaaatattccaaTCTAATCTCCTCCCCAAATAAGTAACAACAGAGAATCCAGTCAGTTACTCCCCCAAATTTGTCactgatttcttaaaaaaaaaaaaaaaaaaaaaagacatgtaaagtttaaaaaaaacctttcattttcctttacgATTTGATCAGTATAAAGacataaatcaaagaaaacatttgGATTTACAATCCCAAGTCGGATGAATACTGCAAGCGGATCGCATTCCAAACAGTAGTACCACAGAGACATTCGATCTGTGCCCAAGTCTTGTGTATGAAATCAGTCCTACTTTAATTTTGCATTCTCCTCAGGCAATGTGACGCAGGATGCAGTTTGCAGCTTTCGTGCCTTTCTTCGCCTTTTAAATCGCCACGAATCACAGATGGCTATTTAGTGGCCCTACAATGCTGCAACACATCAGCTTGCATTTTAgtcttaattatttatttctttggtaATGGGCAGACTTTTCTGTGTTTGTGTCAGCTATAGTAGTGAAATAGGGCTCtagttaacattttatttatgaagTATAATTTAATGTTCCAGTGGCTAGCTGCAAACATTATATAGATATCACATAGATTAACCTTTTGTATACTTTTTAGTAAGCCAAGAGCCTTACCAAATTGGATCAGATTTAAGCTACAGTCATCATTTAGGTAGATGTCAGTCTTGAAGATCTTATTTTGTGTGCAACTGATTATAAAAACTTAAACAAGTATGACTACACACATGATATCTATAACTAGGACTTTGATAACTGTTATATAAGTGTGTAAAATTtgtattaataaatttttgtaaacAATGCAACCTCGTCTAATGTTTGGAGAAAAAAGACATCTAGAGAATAATGTGAAATCTTTATACCCTTAAAAATTTTCTAAAGTAATagattttctttagaaaaaaatattttttcctgtttagaatacatatttatctatataatcATCTATGTATTTTCATGAATCAACATTTGGTTGATGGGTTACTGGATTCAAGTAATTTAAAATAGCTGTTGAAGTAGAACATAGAAGATATAAGTTGCTAAATAGTTGAAAATATTGAAACATTAATAAAAGACACAACCAAGATTGAGTTGGCTCCTTAAGGAACATTtactttatatcattttaaatgcTAGAGAGCATAGATTAGCAGCATGGGATAAAAGATCTTCTGTGTCTCTTTAGTAAgtaattttgtaaatttaaaatgctttttttttttttttttttgcatttaaagttAATTTAAAGCATCTGTTTTGGAAGTTTAAACAATATGTAGcaagaggcagaaaaaaagtttcattaaaaATGCACTTGTAGCTATCAAAAAGCATTTTTGcatagagttaattagttaactTTAAAAGGAGGTATATCTACTTCTTGCCTGGGGAAAAGTATAAAGGCATTtggaaattataatatttatcaaTTCACATTAATAGAATCTTGAAAGCAAAAATAGAAGCTTGAGATCACCTACTGGTCTTTAAAGGGACTGGAAAATTTTCAGCATCCTTTATAAGATCATGATTATTCTGATTAAATCAGATGCTgttattaaagtattttataaaaagttGCTCATTATTGAATTCATGTTGTCAGACTTCTCATTCTAAGACTATACCAATGGGATTAATCaataaaagagattattaaaaaaggaaataaattaaaacaataacaaaagttggcaagattttaaaatttgtgctAAAAAGTTTAATCTGTATGTTGAGTGAGTGTTTAGAAAATTGTTCTTCAGATCTTAGCTCAGTCTAGTTATGTAAGACATTTAAGACAGATTGGTGAGGACCATGTTATCTATAATCTGTAAATACTAACATATAATAGAATAATTGTGCTAGATACTAATTTTAgcctttttgtatttttgttggataaaatagtttttttcccccattaataaCACTCTCTTCCAACTCCCTCAGCAACCACGTAGTAAGTGTTCTTATGGTaatactataaaaagaaaaatgaaaactcaaagagTCAATTTTAAACTTCAGAGAGggatctttccttccttccttcttccttccttccttccttccttccttccttccttccttccttccttccttccttccttccttccttccttccttccttccttccttccttctttccttccctttctgtctctgtttctgtctctgtctctttgtctctctgaagcaagatttatgtgaatttaaataaataaataaatgataaacctTAGTATCCACAAACATATGCAAATCAATGAACTAGGTCCATATATTATCCAGGCACCCACTGGATGTAATTTAGACCCCTTTGGAAGTTTCAGTAATTCTTTTAGGCAATGAAGGCTACTGAATTGTCTTGAAAGAATGGAAAGATCCATCTACTAAATATTTCTATTAGACGTCCAGTTATTCCTACAAACCCATGAGTGACCATTGTGTTAATACCCCCAATTTTCTTAGAAAAGCCAGGagaaggcaagatttgaaaattTTGCCcctctatatttatatttgtatacttatatGTTCAGTTTGTCCCTTGGCTCTTGATAATATGTGAAGTAACATCACAAAACCCAGACCCATATATCACAGTGAACAGAATTTTGTGCCCTTAGAAATATATGTAATCCCTCACTCCACCACCTTGTATGTTGTATCTATCTTGCTTACTTGTATACTTAGTTTTATCTTTCAGTAATCCAAAGTTAgattgatgactttttttttttttttttatgaaatataaGGTAGCTTTCATTCATCCTCTCTATCCCTAAACAAATCAGAAACTCTTAGGATCAGAAATCTAGAGTGAAGAGgggagggaccttggagatcatggAGATCAACCCTTTCATtggcccagagaaatgaagtgaatcACACAAGATTATATAAACAGTGCTTTgtagaaccagaatttgaactcggcttttttgactccaagttcagtattTTCCTCATTGTAACATGAGGTAGCTCAAATACTTTCCAATCttctttgaagaaaaacaaatccatttGTCTTCTAGTATCATTTCAACCACCTTAAATTAGATAGTTCATTATCTATACTTGAAATAATTTCCCTAAATTGGCTTTCTTAGTCTTTCAATTCATTGTGAAAGTGTCAATTCATTAATTTTCCAAAAGCATCCTATTTGTACTAACATTTCTTGGCTAAAAAATATCCAGTGGTTTTTTATTGCTTCCAGAATGAAGTCAAGAGTCTCCAAAATCTAGCTCCACTCTATTTAGCCAATCTTTGCTTTCACTACTCCCTAACATGAGTTCTCTCTTGTAAATGATTTCTTGATTATTTATCAGACACAACTCTGCATGAAATgttcttctgctttttctttgcCATCCTAATCATTTTTAAGATTCAAACAACAGGTCTTTTATAGTACTGTTCTTGATTTTGCCAATTCTTGGAGATCATTTCCTTGTCTAAAATCTTATATTGATTATCTCTCATTTATGTGAACACTTAATCACACACTGCCTCCAATTATTACCTGTCTTTCGTGTATATGAAAGGATGAGTGAGATtttaatcccatttcagaaactcccagttgtgtgaccctttaACCTAGTTAACTTTCCAGAAGCTgattttactcatctataaaatggggataataataacatctcaagacaatatttataagtgctttgcaaatcttaaaaaatcCTTTGCATATACAAAGTATGTGTCTAACTTGCCTTTCCAACTAAATTATAAATTGCTAATAGACAGAAGTAAACAATACTTTTTAGATACCTGAAATGATTTGAAGAACATAGTAATTTCAATAAGTCCTTGTTGAATGAAGTAACTAAAAATTGGAAGAATTTGGCTAAATGTATCATCAAGAATGTGggcctttttttcttgttttgcaaTAGGACTGACAATAATGCCAAACAGAGTATGAAATAAgcttattaaatgaatatttatggtGACTCAAGCTTGGAAAATCTTATAGAAAATGAATgccaaattaattatttattccaTTAGTATTCTGTAGCTAGGGTTTATGATTATGTTAGTAACTAGATTGAAGTTACAAGGGCTCTAGTTCAGTCTTTGATAAGGGGAAAAATATTGAACTTTCTAACTAAAGAGAGATCACTTCCAGCCTCAAGGTACCAATACTTCTTTCTAAATTGAGGAAAGAGGGATTTTTTATAATAGTGATTAGGGAATGAACTGTTCTCAAAGTAATAATTAACTGAACAATTATCTACTGCTGTAAAAGAAACATCTTCCTTAAacctaattatttaatttgaaacaTGAGGTCACAGACAGCCAAAAGGACATAAATGGGCCTGAAAagtactaattaaaaaaaaccccaaacaataGTATTTCAATATTACAAAAGAAGATGCCATCAGGTCCCATTTTCTTAGTATTATCTTTGAGCTACATTATGGGAGAGGGTGTGGGTTGGATGGAATATAACTTATAGACTTTAGAAAAAGCATATAGGATAgtctaatcaattttttttcatatacagaagaaaatagaTTCTCTCTGCTTCGCTAGATAGGTATTTGGAAAGCTGACAAAATCTGTTCCTAGAATTATTCTTGAAACCTTTTCCATGTGATAACAACCTTGACCAGTCTTGATAACTGGTGGAAAGCCAGGATACTGACTTGAGCATCAAGAGATGTAAAGGCAACTGTCTGATGGAGGATTTCTAAGATAGATACAGAAAAGAGTCACATGGGATGGGAAGGCATAGATGTATCATAATCTGTACCATTGGAAAAGGCACTCACATCAATGATGTTACAGGTCATTTGATGCTTTGAAGTAAGTTTAAGAGAGACTAGCAAGAAAACTTCAGAACCTATGCTTAGTTATTACTTGTTTTTATGtaaaatagataacaaaatataCTACAATTATATGCCTATCAGTTAGGATATCTAATTGTTTAAGCTTATATTTCCTGTATATAAATAAACTTATTTGGAAGCTGTAATATTTCTTTTTGGCAATTTAGATATCAAACTACAGTACACTTATTGTCTTTGAGGACACAGTTCTGATTCTACATAttcatattttaacattttattatttatgccAAAAAGGATTGAGAGAAGAAACAATAAATGTCTTTAAAGAACAAGAAGATTCATTTCATGAAGAATGGTGACTAACTATTCTCTCTGCTCATTAAGGTAGTCATAGCTCATTTTTATATACCAATTTGCCATTTAGAAAACACTTATCTTCTAAAAATGTcgattattatctacatttttacaaatgagaaactttGGACTTATAGATGTAAAGTGAAGTAGCCAATAGCTTACAGCTGGTAAATGATAGAGCTGGGGGTCTCACCTAAGTTTTTGCACTTCACTGTTTAcctatttcattttccattctgGCAAAACAGATAAAAATGCCTGGAGGATTCAGATTACATGTGAAAGACTTTGTAGGCTAATTAATAGAAGAATTGACACTGTTCTGACTCAATCAAACCTGGACAAACTCTCTAAATGTATACAATGTGTCAGTTGGGCCCTAGTCTTTGATTACTAATGTGCATAATTTTTGGATGAAATTTCTGGTATCTGTCCCTCACTCACAAGAACCTTGGGAATTTCAGCATCATAATCATTTTGAATTTCCCCAAAGAATTATTAATTCCTCTGCAAGCTCTTAAACAAACAAGATTATATatgtgctctacccactgcaccatgtAGATGTCCctccatctagctgctcctatcaAATACATTTAACTAACAAAAATGCGTAATGGGATTGTATCTGAATCCTTCAATCATCaggaaaattctttattttctggaTAGTAgaaaatagcctttttttttccccctttggtgaATATCTTCTTGCCTCAGTACTTATTCAATATACATTATTCAGTGTTAATGAAAGGGTAGGTCTGGGATATTCCTCAGGAAATGTAGTATCCTGTTGGGTCAATCTCTCAACTTTCAAGGCTAAGGTCCTCAGGTTTATTCTGGTATTCATttcaatggttttttttcccctctattctGGCTTCTGGGTGCACATTGTTTCCAACAgaggatataaacagaaaattctATAGATCTTCATGCTTCTTCATGTCactgtcttttctctttataGTCTGTATATCTCCTGTAATACTCACAAACATATCCTTACTTCTGCATATATCTCTGGCATAACCTTGAATGATGGCAGATAGCTTATATTTTCTGTAAATGTACAGATAAAGTAACTGAGGCTGACACAGGGTTATATTATACTACTAGTGAAAGTTAGAATTAGGATTGTCAGGTCCAGTACTTCTATATCATGCCCACTGACATGAACAGAGCAAGAAATACAAACTGAAAACATGGGATTTCTATGGATGTTTGTGTACTACCTGTACACAATGaattatgcaaaaaatttaaagtgGCCTCCTAATAAGATatatagattttgttttattgtgaaggcagagatcattaaggaaaaggaggtttaaacttattttttttttttgacatatgcTTCTTGTGTATCATTCTTGTTCTACTGAAGAAATAAATTGTATTCTCCATTATTAATCCTATgaaatcatggttggtcattttgttgataagaatttttaaatctttcaaagttgcttaTGCCCTTACAATGTTGTACAATTGGTCTCCGTGTATAGTTTTAATCattatgggaatttgttttgcttgcctaTCTGTATTTGTTGTTAActgttatctttttcttctttttttccaccaatgggtagaagggagaaaaatgttttttaattaaaaacaaagaataaaatacattataGCATGCAAACTGGTTCACAGATTATGACTGAGAAACATATCTTTTAAAGGATGCCATGTGATAAGAAGACATAATGTTGGGAAATACATTAGATTTGGAGTTGGGAAACCCAAGTTTGAATCTCAGGACTGTTATTACCTATGTGGCCCTCGGTAAGTCATTTGATCCCTTtgtaattcattttcttcattcttaaagtAAAGGGGTATTACAAGGTCATTTTTTCAGCTTTGATTCTTATGACAATGCTATTGTTTCAACTGGGTAGTGAGGCTCTCTTAGATCAGTTTAAAGCAATCCCACATGatatacttactatctgtgtgatattggaaaagtcatttaacttttctggggctcattt
This genomic window contains:
- the ADCYAP1 gene encoding pituitary adenylate cyclase-activating polypeptide isoform X2; the encoded protein is MAMCSKATLALLIYGILMHSSVYCSPTAGLQFPAFRLEDEAYDEDGNTLQDFAFDNNRLGLGNTASMLGDVYTLYYPPEERETDDILNKAYRKVLGQLSARKYLHSLMAKRIGMANGVEDDTEPLSKRHSDGIFTDSYSRYRKQMAVKKYLAAVLGKRYKQRVKNKGRRIAFL
- the ADCYAP1 gene encoding pituitary adenylate cyclase-activating polypeptide isoform X1, with amino-acid sequence MAMCSKATLALLIYGILMHSSVYCSPTAGLQFPAFSRLEDEAYDEDGNTLQDFAFDNNRLGLGNTASMLGDVYTLYYPPEERETDDILNKAYRKVLGQLSARKYLHSLMAKRIGMANGVEDDTEPLSKRHSDGIFTDSYSRYRKQMAVKKYLAAVLGKRYKQRVKNKGRRIAFL